From one Nonomuraea polychroma genomic stretch:
- the fdxA gene encoding ferredoxin — protein MTYVIAQPCVDVLDKACIEECPVDCIYEGERMLYIHPDECVDCGACEPVCPVEAIFYEDDLPEQWKDFYKANVEFFEELGSPGGASKVGKIDKDHPVVSVLPPQGEDH, from the coding sequence GTGACCTACGTCATCGCGCAGCCTTGCGTGGACGTCCTGGACAAGGCGTGCATCGAGGAGTGCCCCGTCGATTGCATCTACGAGGGCGAGCGCATGCTTTACATCCACCCCGACGAGTGCGTGGACTGCGGCGCGTGCGAGCCTGTGTGCCCCGTCGAGGCCATTTTCTACGAGGACGACCTTCCCGAGCAGTGGAAGGACTTCTATAAGGCGAACGTGGAGTTCTTCGAGGAGCTCGGCTCGCCGGGCGGAGCCTCCAAGGTCGGCAAGATCGACAAGGACCACCCGGTGGTGTCCGTCCTGCCGCCGCAGGGCGAGGACCACTAA
- a CDS encoding ABC transporter substrate-binding protein — protein MTVRICAAAAAILASAGCGASSTESSTPAENLPPVNVQAGSLKSGFTTMERLAEAAKREGELNVIALPRDWVNFGEVIDTFADKYGLKVNQLEPGASSRRQIEAAAQLKPDVFDLTLDVAVREAAKFAPYKVQGWQDLPDDVKDPSGAWYAAYGGYMSIGYDPRAVKAPASFADLLKPGYQVALDGDPLRSASAFSGVMAASMRAGVPRPDQGVKLFAELKKAGRLTDLAKANTIVAWDHLNAARSAGHPDTWQVTIPRDAALGGYHVQAINKAAPHPAAARLWQEFLFSDEGQNLLQKGWARPARGEAMLMKGTLDTTQAAKMPKAPGPPVLMTIPQADAAKAYLKKEWTKSVG, from the coding sequence GTGACCGTACGTATCTGCGCCGCCGCAGCAGCCATCCTCGCCAGCGCCGGATGCGGCGCGTCGTCCACAGAATCGTCAACGCCGGCTGAGAACCTGCCGCCGGTCAACGTGCAGGCGGGCTCGCTGAAGTCCGGCTTCACCACCATGGAGCGCCTCGCCGAAGCCGCCAAGCGCGAGGGCGAGCTCAACGTGATCGCGCTGCCCCGCGACTGGGTCAACTTCGGCGAGGTGATCGACACCTTCGCCGACAAGTACGGCCTCAAGGTCAACCAGCTCGAGCCCGGCGCGAGCAGCCGGCGCCAGATCGAGGCGGCCGCGCAGCTCAAGCCCGACGTGTTCGACCTGACCCTGGACGTCGCGGTGCGCGAGGCGGCCAAGTTCGCGCCGTACAAGGTGCAGGGCTGGCAGGACCTGCCCGACGACGTGAAGGATCCGTCCGGCGCCTGGTACGCCGCCTATGGCGGCTACATGTCCATCGGGTACGACCCGCGCGCGGTCAAGGCCCCCGCCTCCTTCGCCGACCTGCTCAAGCCCGGCTACCAGGTCGCGCTCGACGGGGACCCGCTGCGCTCGGCGTCGGCGTTCAGTGGCGTGATGGCGGCCTCCATGCGGGCCGGGGTGCCGCGACCTGATCAAGGGGTGAAGCTGTTCGCCGAGCTCAAGAAGGCCGGCCGGCTCACCGACCTGGCCAAGGCCAACACGATCGTCGCCTGGGACCACCTGAACGCCGCCCGCAGCGCCGGCCATCCCGACACGTGGCAGGTGACGATCCCGCGGGACGCGGCGCTCGGCGGCTACCACGTGCAGGCGATCAACAAGGCCGCCCCGCACCCGGCCGCCGCTCGCCTGTGGCAGGAGTTCCTGTTCTCCGACGAGGGCCAGAACCTGCTGCAGAAGGGCTGGGCCCGGCCGGCGCGCGGCGAGGCCATGCTCATGAAGGGCACGCTCGACACCACGCAGGCGGCCAAGATGCCCAAGGCGCCGGGGCCGCCCGTCCTCATGACGATTCCCCAGGCAGACGCGGCGAAGGCGTACCTCAAGAAGGAATGGACGAAGAGTGTGGGATGA
- a CDS encoding class I SAM-dependent methyltransferase — translation MRYDTPSLERWNSRAYDSSFGYVSTQGAPLVDLLDPRPGERVLDLGCGTGVLTAQIAFRGAEVLGIDGSSAMIEKALAQYPGINFIVGDGHDFTVVNRYDAVFSNAALHWMSRDPAIVIANVREALTPGGRFVAEMGGAGNCAELTAAMLTAWREYGLQEPDLPWYFPTPAEYARRLEQEGFVVRLLEYFDRPTPLDECPGGAADWVRMFAAGALKGLAPDIVEPLLRRVNELAAPALRRETGWMADYVRLRFAAVRR, via the coding sequence TTGCGATACGACACACCGAGTTTGGAGCGGTGGAACAGTCGCGCCTACGACAGCAGCTTCGGCTACGTCTCCACGCAGGGCGCACCGCTGGTCGACCTGCTGGATCCGCGGCCCGGCGAGCGCGTGCTCGACCTCGGGTGCGGCACGGGCGTGCTCACCGCGCAGATCGCCTTCAGGGGCGCGGAGGTCCTGGGCATCGACGGCTCGTCCGCCATGATCGAGAAGGCGCTGGCGCAGTACCCGGGCATCAACTTCATCGTCGGGGACGGGCACGACTTCACCGTCGTGAACCGGTACGACGCGGTCTTCTCCAACGCGGCGCTGCACTGGATGAGCCGGGATCCGGCCATCGTGATCGCCAACGTGCGCGAGGCGCTCACACCCGGCGGGCGCTTCGTCGCCGAGATGGGCGGCGCGGGCAACTGCGCCGAGCTGACCGCGGCGATGCTGACCGCCTGGCGCGAGTACGGCCTGCAGGAACCCGACCTGCCGTGGTATTTCCCCACGCCTGCCGAGTACGCCCGCCGGCTGGAGCAGGAAGGGTTCGTCGTCAGGTTGCTCGAATACTTCGACCGGCCGACCCCTCTTGACGAATGCCCTGGCGGCGCGGCCGATTGGGTACGCATGTTCGCCGCCGGGGCGCTCAAGGGGCTCGCGCCGGACATCGTGGAGCCCCTGCTTCGTCGGGTCAATGAGCTGGCAGCGCCCGCGCTTCGCAGGGAGACTGGCTGGATGGCCGATTACGTACGTTTGCGCTTTGCCGCTGTTCGGCGCTGA